A window of the Schlesneria paludicola DSM 18645 genome harbors these coding sequences:
- a CDS encoding ABC transporter substrate-binding protein yields MRRALASFICVSLIVGCSGSTKSDTAASGKEGASKKLRIAVIPKGTTHVFWKSVHAGAQKAAKELGNVEILWKGPLLENDRDTQMNVVQDFISSKVDGICLAPLDKQALISPVKEAVEASVPVVIFDSALQDESVIVSYVATDNRKGGELAARHMASLLGGYGNVIILRYNSGSESTEQREEGFLETLKTEFPGVTVISSSEYAGTTPEQSLDKATQVLGKYRNEVNGIFAVCEPNANGVLIALRETQLAGKVKFIAFDSSEDLIRAMSDGTCHGIVLQDPVSMGYQSVMTIVNSIRGEPVEKRIGTGEFLATPENMKTPEMDKLLNPERY; encoded by the coding sequence ATGCGCCGTGCGCTCGCGTCGTTTATTTGTGTTTCACTGATCGTAGGCTGCTCAGGAAGCACCAAATCCGACACCGCAGCGTCGGGCAAAGAGGGGGCTTCTAAGAAATTACGGATTGCCGTGATCCCCAAAGGAACGACGCATGTCTTTTGGAAATCGGTTCACGCCGGAGCTCAGAAAGCGGCGAAAGAACTGGGCAACGTTGAGATTCTCTGGAAGGGACCTCTGCTCGAGAACGATCGCGACACTCAAATGAATGTCGTTCAGGATTTCATTTCATCGAAGGTCGATGGAATCTGCCTGGCGCCGCTCGACAAACAGGCATTGATCAGCCCCGTGAAAGAAGCGGTTGAAGCATCCGTTCCCGTCGTCATCTTTGACAGCGCTCTTCAAGACGAATCGGTGATCGTCAGCTACGTCGCAACCGACAATCGCAAAGGTGGGGAACTGGCCGCGCGGCACATGGCCAGTCTGCTGGGTGGCTACGGGAATGTCATCATTCTGCGTTACAATTCGGGTAGCGAGAGCACCGAACAACGCGAAGAAGGATTCCTCGAAACATTGAAAACGGAATTTCCGGGGGTGACAGTCATCTCCTCCAGCGAATATGCGGGAACGACTCCCGAACAGTCACTCGACAAGGCCACGCAGGTCTTGGGGAAATATCGCAATGAGGTCAACGGCATCTTCGCCGTCTGCGAACCGAACGCCAATGGGGTTCTGATCGCGTTGAGGGAAACTCAACTCGCTGGCAAGGTCAAGTTCATCGCGTTTGATTCCAGCGAAGACCTGATCCGAGCCATGAGCGACGGAACGTGTCACGGCATCGTCTTGCAAGATCCGGTCAGCATGGGCTATCAGTCTGTGATGACCATCGTGAACTCCATCCGTGGCGAGCCGGTCGAAAAACGAATCGGCACCGGCGAGTTTCTGGCCACTCCCGAGAACATGAAAACACCCGAAATGGATAAATTGCTCAATCCCGAACGGTACTGA
- the rpoD gene encoding RNA polymerase sigma factor RpoD — protein sequence MYRLDSSLNQLIETGRQQGFLTFSQVNAYLPDEAVNPEKLDNLLMSLDELGMQIVADEKLPVTPEIFLKRRNSKMKPIKSDKGEDKSRRIDDPVRMYLTQMGEIPLLTREQEISLAKKIEITRKRFRRHLLESDYALKQSIDILKKVSVGELPFDRTIKVSVTEGLEKNQILGRMPHNLRTLEILRDKSILDFELMSAPGTSAADVKATYHRLAARRRKMVTLLEELSLRTQRLQPTMRRLEQISNRMDHIQMQIESMKNLKSARDERANLQKELQDLMQMTLETPDSLRQRLEDVRERFGAYEQAMRELSGGNLRLVVSIAKKYRNRGLSFLDLIQEGNTGLMRAVDKYEYRRGYKFSTYATWWIRQAITRAIADQARTIRIPVHMIETMSKLRKVSKRLLQEKGREPTIEETAEAAGVSLEETRRVLKISRHPISLDRPVGESEDSYFGDFIEDDSTESPVNSATQEMLKDKIDVVLKTLTYREREIIKLRYGLGDGYTYTLEEVGRIFKVTRERVRQIEAKAVRKLQHPVRSKQLKGFLDTLAAATVGAN from the coding sequence GTGTACAGACTTGATTCGAGTTTGAACCAGTTGATCGAAACAGGGCGGCAACAGGGGTTCCTGACGTTCTCACAGGTCAATGCTTACCTGCCAGACGAAGCCGTCAATCCTGAGAAGCTTGACAACTTGCTGATGTCGCTCGACGAACTCGGCATGCAAATCGTCGCAGACGAAAAACTACCGGTCACGCCGGAGATTTTTCTGAAGCGTCGTAACTCGAAGATGAAGCCGATCAAATCGGACAAGGGCGAAGACAAATCGCGTCGAATCGATGATCCGGTTCGGATGTATTTGACGCAGATGGGTGAAATCCCCTTGCTCACCCGCGAACAGGAAATTTCGCTCGCGAAGAAAATCGAAATTACCCGGAAGCGATTCCGTCGACATCTGCTCGAAAGCGATTATGCGCTGAAGCAGTCGATCGATATTCTGAAGAAGGTCAGTGTCGGCGAACTTCCGTTTGATCGCACCATTAAAGTGTCGGTGACGGAAGGCCTCGAAAAGAACCAGATCCTCGGCCGGATGCCGCATAACCTGCGCACCCTCGAAATTCTGCGTGACAAGAGCATCCTCGATTTCGAGTTGATGAGCGCGCCTGGAACCTCGGCGGCTGATGTCAAGGCGACGTACCATCGCCTGGCTGCACGTCGCCGCAAGATGGTGACGCTGCTCGAAGAACTCAGCCTGCGGACGCAACGTTTGCAACCGACGATGCGCCGGCTCGAACAGATCTCGAATCGCATGGATCATATCCAGATGCAGATCGAGAGCATGAAGAATTTGAAGTCCGCCCGTGATGAGCGTGCCAACCTGCAGAAAGAACTGCAGGATCTGATGCAAATGACGCTCGAAACACCGGACTCATTGCGTCAACGTCTGGAAGATGTTCGCGAGCGATTCGGCGCCTACGAACAGGCGATGCGCGAACTGTCGGGCGGAAACCTGCGATTGGTTGTTTCCATCGCGAAGAAGTATCGCAACCGCGGCCTGAGCTTCCTGGATCTAATCCAGGAAGGAAACACCGGTCTGATGCGTGCCGTCGACAAGTACGAGTACCGCCGCGGCTACAAGTTCTCGACCTACGCCACATGGTGGATTCGACAGGCAATCACCCGCGCCATCGCAGATCAGGCACGAACAATTCGTATTCCCGTGCACATGATCGAAACGATGTCAAAACTTCGAAAGGTCAGTAAGCGACTGCTCCAGGAAAAGGGACGCGAGCCAACGATCGAAGAAACGGCGGAAGCCGCTGGCGTCAGCCTGGAAGAAACACGTCGTGTGCTGAAGATCTCGCGGCACCCGATTAGCCTCGATCGTCCCGTGGGAGAAAGCGAAGACAGCTACTTTGGCGATTTCATCGAGGACGATAGCACGGAAAGCCCCGTGAACTCGGCAACGCAAGAAATGCTGAAGGACAAGATCGACGTCGTCCTCAAAACACTCACCTACCGCGAGCGGGAAATCATCAAGCTGCGATACGGTCTGGGCGACGGCTACACCTACACGCTGGAAGAAGTCGGTCGCATCTTCAAAGTGACGCGTGAACGTGTTCGCCAGATCGAAGCGAAAGCCGTCCGAAAACTGCAGCATCCGGTCCGCAGCAAACAGCTCAAGGGTTTCCTCGACACTTTGGCCGCCGCCACTGTCGGAGCAAATTGA
- a CDS encoding polyprenol monophosphomannose synthase — MSPVAPLSSSRLVVTLCTYNERENIGKLIPQILEALPDADVLVVDDNSPDGTADVARQMGAADPRVKLLLRTKKAGLGAATLAGFQWAIDQGYDYVLNMDADFSHHPRHLRAIWGCMQMADVGIGSRYVPGGGITGWSAMRHFMSQGINWYSHVLLGAKARDCSGSFRCYRISKIRELDFTKIRSRGYAFQEEFLYRCARVGCRIVETPIVFEDRIIGQSKINVAEIVRSLRDLFLLGLDGIRDTPVTR; from the coding sequence ATGTCGCCTGTCGCACCGCTTTCGTCATCACGGCTGGTTGTCACGCTCTGTACTTACAACGAGCGTGAAAACATCGGCAAGCTTATTCCGCAGATTCTCGAAGCACTGCCAGATGCCGATGTTTTGGTTGTCGATGACAATTCACCGGACGGTACGGCGGACGTCGCCCGGCAGATGGGGGCCGCAGACCCACGTGTAAAACTGTTGCTTCGGACCAAGAAGGCGGGACTCGGGGCAGCAACGCTTGCCGGATTTCAATGGGCCATTGACCAAGGCTATGACTACGTTCTGAATATGGACGCGGATTTTAGCCATCATCCCCGCCATTTGCGTGCGATCTGGGGATGCATGCAAATGGCCGATGTGGGAATCGGTTCGCGATACGTGCCTGGTGGCGGCATCACCGGTTGGAGTGCCATGCGGCATTTCATGAGCCAGGGAATTAACTGGTATTCTCATGTGCTGCTGGGAGCCAAGGCACGCGACTGCAGCGGATCATTTCGCTGCTATCGCATCAGCAAGATTCGAGAGCTGGACTTTACGAAGATTCGCTCACGCGGATACGCGTTTCAGGAAGAGTTCCTCTATCGATGTGCCCGCGTCGGGTGTCGCATCGTCGAGACTCCCATCGTGTTTGAAGACCGTATCATCGGCCAATCGAAGATCAATGTCGCCGAAATTGTCCGGTCGCTGCGCGATCTATTCTTGCTCGGACTGGACGGAATTCGCGACACGCCCGTCACGCGATAG
- the eno gene encoding phosphopyruvate hydratase: MSVAISAVHAREILDSRGNPTVEVEVELEDGTVGVAAVPSGASTGAHEACELRDTGNKKRYLGKGVRQAVENVNEVLSDAIIDLNVTDQGAIDKALIDADGTPNKSRLGANSILACSLACAHAAAKASYLPLFRYLGGVGANTLPVPLMNIINGGAHANNAIDLQEFMIVPVGFDTFREGLRAGVETFHHLKKVLHDKGMSTAVGDEGGFAPNLESNEAAIHVILAAIESAGYKPGEQIKLALDCASTEFYDSKTGLYEMDGKKIKAAELVDIWKTWSEKYPICSIEDGCAEDDWDGWKLLTDAIGSKVQLVGDDLFVTNTRRLREGISKGIANSILVKVNQIGTLSETIDAVQTAYRNGYTAVMSHRSGETEDTTIADLAVALNTGQIKTGSASRTDRICKYNQLLRIEELLGSDARYGGTL, from the coding sequence ATGAGTGTGGCGATCTCCGCCGTACACGCCAGGGAAATCCTGGATAGTCGTGGCAACCCGACCGTTGAGGTCGAAGTGGAACTCGAAGATGGTACGGTTGGCGTTGCCGCAGTACCAAGTGGCGCCAGCACCGGTGCCCATGAAGCGTGCGAATTGCGCGATACCGGCAACAAGAAGCGATATCTCGGCAAGGGGGTTCGCCAAGCGGTCGAGAATGTCAACGAAGTTCTCTCCGATGCGATCATCGATTTGAACGTCACCGATCAGGGCGCGATCGATAAGGCCTTGATTGACGCCGATGGAACTCCCAATAAGTCACGTCTGGGTGCAAACTCCATCCTCGCATGCTCACTCGCCTGCGCACACGCGGCTGCCAAAGCCAGCTACTTGCCGCTCTTTCGCTACCTGGGCGGCGTCGGGGCCAATACCCTGCCAGTACCGCTGATGAACATCATCAATGGTGGTGCGCATGCCAACAATGCGATCGACTTGCAAGAGTTCATGATTGTGCCGGTGGGGTTTGATACGTTCCGCGAAGGTCTGCGGGCCGGAGTCGAAACCTTCCATCATCTGAAGAAGGTGCTGCACGACAAAGGAATGAGCACCGCCGTCGGTGACGAAGGCGGATTCGCTCCGAATCTCGAAAGCAACGAAGCCGCGATTCATGTGATCCTGGCCGCGATCGAATCTGCGGGGTACAAGCCCGGCGAACAGATCAAACTGGCTCTCGATTGTGCCTCGACGGAATTCTACGATTCCAAAACGGGCCTGTACGAGATGGACGGCAAGAAGATCAAAGCCGCCGAACTGGTCGACATCTGGAAGACCTGGTCCGAGAAATATCCAATTTGCTCGATCGAAGACGGCTGTGCCGAAGACGATTGGGACGGTTGGAAGCTGCTGACCGATGCCATCGGTTCCAAGGTTCAATTGGTCGGCGATGACTTGTTCGTGACCAACACGCGCCGCCTGCGTGAAGGGATTTCGAAGGGGATTGCCAACAGCATCCTGGTCAAAGTCAATCAGATCGGAACCCTGTCCGAAACGATCGACGCCGTTCAAACGGCTTATCGCAACGGCTACACGGCCGTGATGAGCCATCGTTCGGGTGAAACCGAAGATACGACGATCGCCGACTTGGCGGTCGCGCTGAATACCGGACAAATCAAGACCGGTTCCGCCAGCCGCACCGACCGAATCTGCAAGTACAACCAACTCTTGCGAATCGAAGAGCTTCTGGGCTCGGACGCACGTTATGGCGGCACGCTGTAG
- a CDS encoding midas domain-containing protein, giving the protein MNQKRFLTADEVFQLFGVDTEMLDQLVEAGDVQALQDLGSFKFRREDFVKLVQDGRLSPRTAGEMFQVDAQGDIPFLKLKQQDDGLKFDEDVEFLELDEDALNEQAGKPTSKTPVRPENRMSDSDETGSMQTSREVSVFDTPEKSSREKTDFEVTSRDRIESDSNVRLISDETIDFDEPRSTSAGTDSDVRLSGPVSSSKSGPISKGESDSDVRFFKMVSESGESDSDVSILPSSAIPPMPKNASKGATPSSQKQPDSDSDVQIAPVAGSPSAGHGTAQKSASPVESDSDIILMGSPADAKSGSSKWRLGKKADSDSDVRLASDSGKLSPDAAAPVASIHADTDSDVKLSDSSVRLEPGSTPSTPVVPAVSLETSTPEPADDPVELSLDFLDNVEEAAIEQDAHSDTAEHPLEMADDDDDSFELSLLESPITEHELPVTSESQNELRLHQADDDSEVSLEETGLDREFTLASSATDSEIAVEPDSGISLEAEPSDSGISLDQSGTDSGISLDPAGSDIKVLSAAQKPASDIVLGGLQDDSNIRFGLDQDSGISLDTQGADSGIMLDQGDSGIRFDSPADSGISLMDADSGISIESGDSGISLGDDSDDLGATFVDRDLPDFEPKSKNAGQTETFESRDSGFDVSLAESDHTMEMTLDEDLSSSETVVQRDKKKSSGSKSLDLSEAFQLDEPLEVEDLDISEDLDAAVGSDFSDEFASIDEDEVVEVSDDAFSADSVSVAEGASDESLEAEVAAAPKRRTGPTEPPWGMAAVAPIIGASLAMAVTVLVLWGGVSTMWDGSEASGPAAMLISTLGGLF; this is encoded by the coding sequence ATGAATCAGAAGCGATTCCTGACCGCTGACGAAGTCTTCCAACTGTTCGGTGTCGATACCGAAATGCTGGATCAACTTGTCGAAGCGGGAGACGTTCAGGCACTTCAAGATCTGGGTTCATTCAAGTTTCGCCGCGAAGACTTCGTGAAATTGGTTCAGGACGGACGCCTGTCACCACGGACCGCCGGCGAAATGTTCCAAGTTGACGCTCAGGGTGACATCCCTTTCCTGAAATTGAAACAGCAAGACGACGGTTTGAAATTTGACGAAGATGTCGAGTTTCTCGAATTGGATGAAGACGCGCTGAACGAGCAGGCTGGGAAGCCAACCTCAAAGACACCCGTCCGCCCTGAAAATCGGATGAGCGACAGCGACGAAACAGGATCGATGCAAACCTCACGCGAGGTATCTGTTTTCGATACCCCGGAAAAGTCGTCCAGAGAGAAGACGGACTTTGAGGTCACCTCGCGCGATCGGATCGAAAGCGACAGCAATGTGCGGCTGATCAGTGACGAGACGATCGACTTCGATGAGCCCCGCAGCACCTCCGCAGGAACGGACAGCGACGTCCGGCTATCCGGCCCTGTCAGCTCGTCCAAGTCTGGTCCGATCTCCAAGGGAGAAAGCGATAGCGACGTCCGATTCTTCAAAATGGTCAGCGAATCGGGCGAAAGCGACAGCGATGTCTCGATCTTGCCGAGTTCGGCGATCCCACCTATGCCGAAAAACGCCTCGAAAGGAGCAACTCCGTCGAGCCAGAAGCAACCGGACAGCGACAGTGATGTTCAAATCGCGCCTGTCGCAGGTAGTCCATCAGCAGGTCATGGAACGGCCCAGAAGAGTGCCTCACCCGTTGAAAGCGACAGCGACATTATCCTGATGGGCTCCCCCGCAGATGCCAAATCGGGCTCGTCAAAATGGCGACTCGGGAAAAAGGCCGATAGCGATAGCGACGTCCGACTTGCGAGCGATTCGGGCAAACTGTCACCGGACGCGGCAGCGCCCGTGGCATCGATTCATGCCGATACCGATAGTGACGTCAAGTTGAGTGACAGCAGTGTGCGTCTGGAGCCCGGATCGACCCCGTCCACCCCAGTTGTACCAGCAGTGAGTCTCGAAACTTCAACTCCGGAACCGGCAGACGATCCGGTTGAATTGAGCCTTGATTTCCTGGACAACGTCGAAGAAGCGGCGATCGAACAGGACGCTCACTCGGACACCGCCGAGCATCCCCTCGAAATGGCCGATGACGACGATGATTCATTTGAATTGTCGCTGCTCGAATCACCTATTACGGAACATGAGCTTCCCGTCACTTCCGAGTCTCAGAACGAGCTTCGACTGCATCAAGCCGACGATGACAGTGAAGTTTCCCTCGAGGAGACCGGCCTGGATCGTGAATTCACGCTCGCGTCGTCCGCCACTGACAGTGAGATTGCCGTTGAGCCTGACAGTGGGATTTCTCTAGAAGCCGAACCGAGTGACAGTGGAATCTCGCTCGACCAGTCGGGAACCGACAGCGGAATTTCGCTCGATCCGGCAGGCTCCGATATCAAGGTTCTATCAGCAGCCCAAAAGCCAGCGAGTGACATTGTGCTGGGTGGCCTACAGGACGACAGCAACATCCGTTTTGGCCTGGACCAAGACAGCGGAATCTCGCTCGACACGCAGGGCGCTGATAGCGGAATCATGCTTGATCAAGGTGATAGCGGAATCCGTTTCGATTCCCCAGCCGATAGCGGCATCAGCCTGATGGATGCCGACAGTGGGATCTCGATTGAAAGTGGTGACAGCGGAATCAGCCTGGGTGATGACTCCGACGATCTGGGAGCGACGTTCGTCGACCGCGACCTGCCTGACTTCGAGCCCAAGTCGAAAAACGCGGGGCAGACCGAAACCTTTGAGTCCCGTGATTCGGGATTCGATGTCAGTCTGGCCGAAAGCGATCACACGATGGAAATGACACTCGATGAGGATCTCAGTTCCTCAGAGACCGTGGTCCAGCGAGACAAGAAGAAATCCTCCGGAAGCAAGTCGCTCGATTTGAGCGAAGCGTTCCAATTGGACGAGCCACTGGAAGTCGAAGATCTTGACATCTCGGAAGACCTTGACGCGGCCGTCGGCAGTGATTTTAGTGACGAGTTCGCCAGCATTGATGAAGACGAGGTCGTTGAAGTCTCCGATGACGCGTTCAGTGCAGACTCGGTTTCCGTGGCCGAAGGGGCGAGTGACGAAAGCCTTGAAGCAGAAGTCGCGGCGGCTCCCAAACGTCGAACTGGACCAACAGAACCACCTTGGGGAATGGCGGCAGTGGCCCCGATCATCGGCGCGTCATTGGCAATGGCTGTGACCGTTCTCGTACTCTGGGGCGGGGTCTCGACCATGTGGGATGGGAGTGAAGCATCGGGCCCGGCAGCGATGTTGATTTCAACTCTCGGCGGTCTGTTCTAG
- the yidC gene encoding membrane protein insertase YidC yields MEQRRFFVFFVLSMAIWLAWFQLAVPFFFPNALKPPNQSNEAATVAEKEKQAFDSAADASKPVNLAITPVTPVIEANVPAHPSKTIQLGPVDPDLDKVAANTASLDEFFLAAQLNSQGAAIDSVELTDKKRYPAFGHRGRRVRVLGSDARTPLKTFALRSAEIDKQLGNSTLDLVSWEVVPEIDPKQAERAATFRFKSPDGQWELTKRFELTQLTPEQLEHKNHRDTLVEGYEIKLTITSKNLTAQDQTLSYTLQGPVGIPLEDAENSYKYRDIRMGFLRDDGVTVDESKQSAADTVKKDRNKATTPIAEWARKVKYIGVDVLYFATLILPGADQLEFTKAVVASENREKPEYSDVSVELKSKVITVPANGEVTHEYTLFAGPKRKELIGRLSAMAVMDYGWFDSICRGMVWLLNMFHGLGLSYGIAIICLTALVRTLLMPISKHQAANAAKMKVLQPKMLAKQKELEAKYGKNTEEYMKAAQELSKEQLGLMMSGCLPMFLQLPIFIALYRAIGSSIELRMEPFLWFENLASPDALFKLPFVVPWFGWTHFNLLPCISTGLMFIHQKLTMPPPTNEEQAQQQKMMSYMMIFMGAMFFRVPSGLCLYFIATNVWSMTERWVFEHFKKESPPEGEAVLVGPAGSPPLADGGKPSVVGGFWKSLQDAADNQRAASRQLEGGATSNRSDKKKKKR; encoded by the coding sequence ATGGAACAGCGACGGTTTTTTGTCTTTTTCGTGTTGTCCATGGCGATCTGGCTCGCCTGGTTTCAACTGGCTGTTCCCTTCTTTTTCCCGAATGCGCTGAAGCCGCCAAATCAATCGAATGAGGCGGCGACTGTTGCGGAGAAGGAAAAACAGGCATTTGATAGCGCCGCAGATGCATCAAAACCTGTGAATCTGGCGATCACTCCGGTGACGCCTGTGATTGAAGCCAATGTTCCCGCTCATCCCTCGAAGACGATCCAGTTGGGGCCCGTCGATCCCGATCTGGACAAGGTTGCGGCAAACACCGCGTCACTCGACGAATTCTTTCTTGCCGCTCAACTCAACAGTCAAGGTGCGGCCATTGATTCGGTCGAGCTGACGGATAAGAAGCGTTATCCGGCATTCGGACATCGTGGTCGACGCGTTCGGGTGCTCGGAAGTGACGCACGCACACCGCTCAAAACCTTCGCGCTGCGCTCGGCAGAGATCGACAAGCAACTGGGGAATTCCACCCTCGATTTGGTTTCATGGGAAGTGGTTCCCGAAATCGACCCCAAGCAGGCGGAACGGGCTGCGACGTTCCGGTTCAAGTCACCCGACGGTCAATGGGAATTGACCAAACGTTTCGAGCTGACGCAACTGACGCCAGAGCAGCTTGAGCATAAGAATCATCGTGATACGTTGGTCGAAGGCTACGAAATCAAGCTGACGATCACGTCGAAGAATCTCACCGCCCAGGATCAGACCCTCAGCTATACGTTGCAAGGACCCGTTGGTATTCCCCTGGAGGATGCCGAGAATTCGTACAAGTATCGCGATATTCGGATGGGATTCTTGCGTGATGATGGCGTCACAGTTGATGAGAGCAAACAATCGGCCGCCGATACGGTCAAGAAAGATCGCAACAAGGCTACGACGCCCATCGCCGAATGGGCGCGAAAAGTCAAATACATCGGCGTCGACGTGCTGTACTTCGCAACGTTGATCCTGCCAGGGGCCGATCAGCTGGAATTCACGAAAGCGGTTGTCGCCAGCGAAAACCGCGAGAAGCCTGAGTACAGCGATGTTTCCGTTGAACTGAAGTCCAAGGTGATCACGGTTCCCGCCAATGGTGAGGTCACGCACGAGTACACGTTGTTTGCGGGACCGAAACGCAAGGAATTGATCGGTCGCCTCTCGGCCATGGCCGTGATGGACTATGGCTGGTTCGATTCCATCTGCCGGGGGATGGTCTGGTTGCTGAATATGTTCCATGGACTGGGGCTCAGCTACGGAATTGCGATCATCTGCCTGACCGCTCTCGTGCGAACGCTTTTGATGCCAATCTCAAAGCATCAGGCGGCCAACGCCGCGAAGATGAAGGTGCTACAGCCGAAGATGTTGGCCAAGCAAAAAGAGCTTGAGGCCAAGTATGGCAAGAATACCGAAGAATATATGAAGGCCGCTCAAGAGCTGAGCAAAGAGCAGCTTGGCCTGATGATGAGCGGGTGTCTGCCGATGTTCCTGCAACTGCCTATCTTCATTGCACTCTACCGTGCGATTGGCAGTTCGATCGAATTGCGGATGGAACCGTTCCTCTGGTTCGAAAATCTGGCGTCGCCGGATGCTCTGTTTAAACTGCCGTTTGTCGTCCCCTGGTTCGGGTGGACGCACTTCAATTTGCTGCCGTGCATCTCGACCGGTTTGATGTTTATTCATCAGAAGTTGACGATGCCGCCGCCGACCAATGAAGAACAGGCGCAGCAGCAGAAGATGATGAGTTACATGATGATTTTCATGGGAGCCATGTTCTTCCGCGTTCCATCAGGGTTGTGCCTGTACTTCATCGCGACCAATGTCTGGTCGATGACCGAGCGATGGGTGTTCGAGCACTTTAAAAAAGAGAGCCCTCCCGAAGGTGAAGCCGTGCTGGTTGGACCAGCGGGATCTCCACCTCTGGCAGATGGCGGCAAGCCATCAGTCGTCGGCGGGTTTTGGAAAAGTCTGCAAGACGCGGCAGACAATCAACGCGCCGCGTCACGCCAGTTAGAAGGCGGGGCGACCTCAAACCGAAGTGACAAAAAGAAAAAGAAGCGATAG